A DNA window from Anastrepha obliqua isolate idAnaObli1 chromosome 5, idAnaObli1_1.0, whole genome shotgun sequence contains the following coding sequences:
- the LOC129248964 gene encoding serine protease inhibitor dipetalogastin-like: MTSGRGYELYRPFHQSMAVNDHTIDYLLLPISAYSSVHSSIFAKLHVFLLRSYYRKLCKMHFSQKFSISLLVLLSCVVYQSYASISAEAAPVDAAEELCMCGRQYSPVCGSDLTTYNNPCLFECARKKLAAKGRSLTQARSGACDTMARSLADVAADEEAEADDDMDLVACACDRSLAPVCGSDNRTYSNRCIFECKRSILARLGRVLTILREGGCK, from the exons ATGACTTCCGGCCGTGGCTATGAGTTATATCGTCCATTCCATCAGTCAATGGCAGTCAATGAT CACACAATCGACTACCTGCTATTGCCAATATCTGCCTACTCTTCAGTTCATTCGagcatatttgcaaaattacaCGTATTTTTACTGCGCAGTTATTACCGAAAATTGTGCAAAATGCACTTTTCACAGAAATTTTCTATTAGCCTGCTAGTTTTGCTGAGCTGCGTCGTCTACCAGTCGTATGCCAGCATTAGCGCTGAAGCTGCACCTGTTGATGCTGCCGAGGAATTATGCATGTGTGGCCGCCAGTATTCGCCTGTGTGTGGATCCGATTTGACCACCTACAACAATCCCTGTCTCTTTGAATGCGCACGCAAGAAGTTGGCCGCCAAGGGCCGCAGTTTGACGCAGGCGCGCTCGGGCGCTTGTGATACCATGGCACGTAGTCTAGCCGATGTGGCAGCTGATGAGGAAGCTGAGGCTGATGACGATATGGATTTGGTGGCATGCGCCTGTGATCGCAGTTTGGCACCAGTTTGCGGGTCGGACAATCGCACTTACAGCAACCGCTGCATCTTCGAGTGCAAGCGCTCCATCCTGGCTCGTCTAGGCAGAGTTTTGACTATCCTACGCGAGGGAGGTTGCAAATGA
- the LOC129249168 gene encoding serine protease inhibitor Kazal-type 1, whose product MQFRHLFTSLMLGIFFLAALTLAPAAADTATPLCPCPRNYDPVCAANLITYANRCEYDCVRRDVERRGRSLNLLRSGPC is encoded by the coding sequence ATGCAATTTCGGCATCTCTTCACTTCGTTGATGCTCGGCATCTTCTTTCTGGCCGCATTGACCTTAGCACCTGCTGCTGCTGATAccgccactcccctctgcccgTGCCCACGCAACTATGATCCGGTGTGCGCTGCCAATTTGATCACCTATGCAAATCGTTGCGAATACGATTGTGTGCGTCGTGATGTGGAACGCAGGGGACGCAGCTTGAACTTGCTGCGCTCTGGACCATGCTAA